Genomic segment of Neofelis nebulosa isolate mNeoNeb1 chromosome 17, mNeoNeb1.pri, whole genome shotgun sequence:
CTAGAGGGTGGCCAACCCTGATGATGTCCGTGAGGATGATGAAACAGGGCAAGAACAGTCACCATGACAACGCCCGTGGGTGCCGGGTCCTGCCCTAAGCACAGTCCATCCATTTTCTGGGGATCCCCACCAAAGCCCTAGGAGGGGCTTATCACTATCGTAATTCCTGTTTCTGTAAATGGGAAGGCTCAGGGAGGCCCACTTTATGGCCTGAGTTCACAGGGCcggtaagtggtagagccagggtTCAAGCCCACCATGGTAAGCCCTAGAGGGAAGGGGGGGTAACCTCTGGCCGCTTGGTTCCTTCTGCCCCAAAGTGCTCTCACCTGCTTGTGATCCCACGGAGAAGAAGGGTAGATGCCACCAGAGGGTATGGTCTCCACCAAACGTGGTTTCTGCTGGGAAGGAGGTGCTGGGAAGGTCTGCCTGAAAGGGGGCAAACAGTGACCACAGGCTGCCCGCCAGCCTAGCCCCTCACAGGcagccctccccacagccccagtCTCTGTCACAGGaacctccttttcctctccactGTTGCCAGTGGCACAGGGGCCAATATGGGAGGCTGTGTCCActttccccacccctccagctAACCCAGACTACACTCAAGACGCTATCTCTGTATTGGGCATCCCCGATCTCGAGCCTGTTTCCTCGCTGGTCTCTACAGCCCCAGCCTCAGGGAGGATCACGTCCCGCTCCCCAGCACCCCCCATAATTAATCATGCGGGCTGCCCTCCCAGCCAGGCCCAGCTCTGGCCCCTCCAGCCCACCCTGTTGCCAGGCCCCAACACAGCCATCCGTTGTCCCCTGGTCAGAAGCCAGTACCCAACTCAAAATAACTATTTCTCTTCCCTCCAACACAACTGTCCTTCCTGGGGAGGACAACAGCTGCAAGGGATTAGGGGTGGGGAACAGAACCAGAGAGCCCCCGACCCTCAGCCCTACACTCAGGCCCAAACCCACAGAGCTGGAGACCAGAGCTACAGGCATCGGGTGAGGAGAGCCCACCTGCCCCAGTGTCCGGGGCTGCCTTCTCCCCCCGGAACGAAGTCCTCCTCCCCATGAACAAGGAGCACCAGGGGAGCTGAAAGGTGGCAACCCCCCCCAGCCCGACCTCAGCCAGGCCCACCTGTGGCCAGTCCTGGGCTTACCCCCAAGCCCGAGGTTGCTGCCTGTGGAGGAACTGCATGCTCTTGCTACATAGGAAGCCAGAACGCTCACTTCTGGCCTTTGcatctgctgttccctctgcccggaCCGCCCTTCCCTTTACAGCCCGGTGTCCCCGCCTCCTAGCCCCTCAAAGCCCTCCTGCGTAGAGCCTTTCTTGAGCTCCCAACCCCCTAACAAAATTCAGAGGCTGGAAGTTACAGCTCCTACCTGACCGCACACCATCTGTGATGGTACTTTTCACGGGAACAGATGCCCAGCAAGGATGACACCACGAAATGGCAGAACCACCCTCGGCTCGAGGAGATGCAGGGCTCTTTTGGACCCTGTAGTTGAACTGGACTGGCCAGGCCTCACTTTGAGCAGTGACCTCTCACCCAGGGCCAGTTCAGGCAGAAGGACAAGGGGAGGCATGACTGGGCCGGAAAGGGCCCCGGGATGCTCGGAGCTGAGTCCCCAAGGCTGGGCTGTCACTGCAGTGCCCACCTCAGGAGCATCTGTGCAGGAATAGGGCACTTGCTACTTTCCGAGTGGCCGCTGTTCTCTCAGGGGGGCTCCTCAGTGCTGAGCTGGAGCTGGAGTCTGGCCTCGACTTACCATCCATCCCTGGAGCCACCCTCACCGCCCACTACCCCCTGCTGGCTCCTCGCACCCACCGTGCGGTCCCTGGCTCATTCCTGGCTCCTTCCATGTCGTCCCTTTCCTGGGGCAGGCCTGatcattgctttctttctccaggtCTTGGTCACACGGGCTCACGAGGCCACAttcacagcccccaccccacacaaaCAGAAGAGTGGGCATGTCCTCACGGACCTTCACCTGGCAAGTGGCATTTTCCTCCTGCCCTTGGCCTTTTCCCTTCCACCTCACCCTGCGAACTTTGAAGACAATCTTCCATTacgtatatttaaaaaaaaaaaaaaaaattttttaacgtttatttatttttgagacagagagagacagagcatgaaggggggagggtcagagagagagggagacacagaatctgaaacaggctccaggctctgagcggtcagcacagagcctgacacggggcttgaactcacggaccgtgagatcatgacctgagccgaagtcggacgctcaaccgactgagccacccaggcgcccctcattacgTATATTTTTGATAAGCCACCTCATATATGTTTCGGGACTGACATGAGATATATGTTAGccagtaaataaatattacctGCTCTTCCTgtgaattcatttaatcctttgcTACCCTTGCCGGAAGGCACTTGTGGTCTGAGGATAAGGGGGCAGCACCCGGAAGGGGCAGGTACTACAGGGGATGGGCTGGCTACGCTTCCATTACCTGTGTTCTGTGTCACTTAGGTTCTGGTAAACTGTGGCCACCTAGGAACCACCCCAAAACCTCCTGGTTTAAAACAACgaaggtatttttaattttaattttattttagagacagtatgagcgggggagagggcagagagagagacagagagacagagagggcagagagagagacagagagagagacagagaaaatcctaagctcagcatggagcctgacgcagggctcgattccacaaccctgggatcatgacctgagcccaaatcaagagtcagatgctcagctgaatGAACCACCCCTGTGCCCCCAAACCAGTACCATTTTATTTGCTCCTGGTTCTTCCACCTTGGCCGAGCTCTCTGGGGCAGTCCCTTGGCTGGTCTTGCTGGGAGCCACCTGGGTAGCCTCACTCAGCTGCAAGCTGAGGCCTTGCATCTCCGCGTAGGCTGGGCCTCCTGGTCAGTCCTCGTCCGGCTGTCTCTCCACGCAGTCGCCAACATGATCACTCCAGCAGAGTGGCCGGGCACAAAGAGCTTCCAACAGTGAAAACCCAGAAACTGTCAGGCTTCCTTAAGACTTTGCCTCAGAGCTGGCACAGCATCACCTCCGCCACATCCCGTAGTTAGGTAAGTCACAGGGCCAGCACCACACCAGGTGTGAACACTCGGCGGCTATGTTCATCTCAGGCCACTGAATCAACAACATACGCGGGACACACTGGAAGGAATATGTGACAAATTGTAACGGTGGTAATTTGGGGCGGTGGGAATATGGGGGCTTTGAACTTCTCTATTTTTACATttgagaaaaagacaagaaataaagggGAGGCTGAGACAAGGCATCCAGTTCACTGTTCTGAGAGGAGCTGTCCCCGGCAGCTGTCATGGCAAGTCGCCTTGATTCCCGGGGGAGCCGGGGCCTTTTGGCCTGATGGGGCCCTAAGAGGGAAGCTGTTCCTGACACCAGGACCTATCACTCTGGGAAAAGGGCCTTTGGGCGGGGCCTAACAACAGGCCTGAAATTTAGGCTTGAGACATACTATCTGAATGAAGTCGACAGCAGCCAAGGTATCTGGCCAGGAGTGAAAGATGACGCTCATCACTCATGATGCAATTTCGAACTTGCTTCCCATTCCCAAGGTTCATCACTAAAATGCACCCTGGGTGTTTTTTAATTAATCCAGTGATCCCTCACTGCCCAAAAGGATGGTCCAAAGACCAGCAGCATTAGCATGACCTGTGGGCttactagaaatgcagaatctagGGCCCCACCCCAGACGTGAATTTTTACAAGATTCCCTAGATGATTCTTATGCACAATTACATTTGGGAAGCCTGTTCAAATCTGTTCTTAAAAACACGATTATACTacattgaaactattttttctttgatgGTGATAAAGTCTTATTGTTTTAGTGAAGGCATTTAAAACAGCATTGtccaattaaaattttctttatctgcACTGACCAATATGGTGGTCATTAGCCAGCTACAGAGCGCTTGAAAAGTGGCTAGTACAACAAAAGAAttgaattttcctttaaatttaaattaaatgaaatgtaatttaaatagccacagaCTGCTAGAAGCTTCATGCTACTGTATTAGCATGGATTTTAAAtcgacttcattttttaaaggtctgTGCACCTAGAAAATTGCAGCCGGGCTCCCCAGGGGATTTTGCACAGCCATGAACTCCTTGTTACAATGTGATGCTATGATGGCAGAAGAACTATATATTTTGGTGTTTGAACCCAGCTCCTGTCCAGAACTCCTAAAACCTTTGTAATTTCCTATTCCGTTAAGGTGCTAGGAGCATCTCTTGTTTGCCCTTgtttcctgacacagagctcccaAATCCCTTGGAGTTTCCTGGGTGATGGGAATATCTTTTGCTCTAATGAAGTGACTCTTGGCAGGCTCCTTCCTGGCTACCTTCAGCACAGGGGTTGGTGACCTGAAAGACCAAGCATGGTCAGAAGCCTGGGATGTTCAGCACtttcccccacccatcccctggGTTCATCCCCATGATAAggtctccataaaaatccctgaagtatggggtttggagagcttctggatCCTGGTGCCTCTGAGGCTCACGGAGCCCCCAGTGGGAGGGGAAGGTGGCAGCCACCCTGGGTTCCCCACACCATGTAAACTCAGCCTTCTGGGGAATGTGAGGTGACCTGAAGCTCCCTTCAGGCCTCAACAGCTTCCCCGAGCAAGTGGGGCTCAAGGGGACAGCTAATGCCCTCTTCCCACAGCAAAGGTTGGTGGCCCCTGTGGGGTTCACTGCCTAAAGAAGCTTGAGGTTCTTCATTTCCCTTATTTGGGGTTGCTGGGATTCCCTGGGGCCGGGGCCGGCCCGGGGCTGGTAAGGAACTTGTGTTGAGTATCTCcgctccccttcccctctgccagcACATGGACCAAAGTGAGCATAACCTCCGGGAATGAATCTCTACTCCCTGTCATTATAACTTCGTCGTTGGTGAAATGAATCCAGTCCAAATATGTGAGTGGCCATAAGTGTTATCTAGGTACTTCTGTCTCCAGTAGACTTGGGGCATGAGAACTTGGCAGGCCCAACCACCTAAGATCTACAGAAGGTTTGAGTCTGGAACTCCTATAGGGAGTTCACTGCCCCCGTCCCCACCCGTAGACCCTTAGCAGCAGATTCCCATGGGATTCTGCTCTCCCCTGCCACCCATCCCCCTGTTCCCCATGGACGTGCATCTGCAGAGAGCGAACAGACGCTTTGCCAAGCTTTCGGTGGCAGGAGTCTTTCTCACGTGCTCCCTAGTCACTGTCGCACATGTCGCACTGAGATTTGCTTTCCCAGCAGCACACCTCCCGGTAGCCAGCTCGGAGGGGGAGAACTGTGGCTTCCCACTACCTCTCCTAGGCGGGGCTCCTGACAGTCACCAAGAACCTGACATGTTGGCATAGGTAGGTTTCCAATACCAAAAAAAGAGGCTTGGAAGGCTTCTGTTCTTTAGACTTCAAGTGAACATGAGGGCagccttggggtgggggcagcttaGGAGGGGGCCTTGGAACCCAGGGGCTACTGTGTGTACAGGCCTATTCTACTATATCGACTGAATTTACTGTATTCCCTCCCAACTGCCAGGAGGATTCACAACTTAAGACTTGATGGAAGAGAGTTGGGGGAGACCCAAGTGATGAGAGAACTCGTGAGAGTCCCTGTTGACATTTATTACCTTCATGCAGTAGAAGGGCAGCGGCTGTCAGTGACATTCGACACCCCTTAATAAGGGGCTCCAGCCACCGTGTTTCCATATCCCACCCTTCACATACTGTTTTGCTTTGCTTCAGACACCATGGATACCAAGAGGCACAATTTTTCCAAGGCTCGTGCTCCATCCAGATGTGCAATGCCTTGCGGATTTGCGATTTGGAGTGTGCCTACCACAGCTCAGAGGCACTCGTGGTTTGCATTACAGTACTCCGTATTTGCAGGCCCTGGAAAAGGTGCAGAGATGGAAGTTCCGGACTAGAATTTTGTATCAAAGGAACTTAAAGTCTGAGAGGGGCTTTGCTTTAcgctttcctttcttcccagcaTCTGGCCTCTCTGCAGGTATGGCATCGATTCTTGCTCTTGGAACAGCTTCTCAGTGCCAGAAACACCACAAATCACCAGGGGAAGGTGTTAACATGCAGATTTCTCGGCCAGATTTAGATCTCCTGaaagaaaatctgcattttaacgagCTGGGCCTCAAGCGTATGCATTTTAATAGGCCAGGGCTAAGTAATcgaaatttgacttttttttttttttttttttttgagaaatataatCAGAAGAATATACTCCACAGTGTAATTCAAATTGTAATGAAGCAAACATCGGTGTGTAAACACTCCCCAGGTTGGGAAATAAAGCACTGGTGGTCCTTGGAAGTTCCATGAAGCCCCTTTCCTGTCACTCATGCCCCCGTCCTCCCACCCGCATCCCCCACCTCTGGGTGAAACAATGTCCTGAGTTCTGAGATACCCAGTCCCCTTGCTGTCACTATGGCTTGTCATTTATAAATGCATCCTGGAATATATTGTTTTGCTTATCTAAAAGTCATATagaaatggaggggcacctgggtggctcagtcggttgagcatccaacttcggctcaggtcatgatctcacagttcgtgagtttgagccccatgttgggctgtgtgctgacagctcagagcctggagcctgcttcggattctgggtctccctctctctctgctcctcccctgctcatactctatctctctgtctcaaaaataagtaatcgTTAAAGAAGTTTTCcttaagtcatacagagaaggaatCATCCTTGATATACTGTACCTTGCTGTCTCCACCATGCACGGGAGTCATATGCTTCCTCTGCTGCTGCACCTGTAGCTGCAATTTGTCCCTTTTCGTTGCTGTATAGCTTTTTGTTGTGTGAAAACAACACATCTCGCTCGTAGGCATCTCTTCCAGCCCAGCTCTGAGGCACACTTCGTGTGTTTTCCCCATCAGGCTGATCTTGCTGAGGAGGAAACAGCAGGTCAAAGAAGTCAAGTGATTTAAGAGCCCAGCACGGGGGTTCAACAGCCTGAGTTTGAAATCTGCTTCCGCCAAGGGGGGGCATCACTGTGTGAGCTCAGGAACACTCATCTCTGTGCCttggtcttctcatctgtaaaatgagaatggtTCCTGTTCCAGCGCTGCGATGATTCAGTAAAACAAATACCCGTAAAGCAGGTAAAACTTGGCCTAGCCCCTTCAAATGCCTTCAGATCAGAAATGGGAACTGGGGCTTCTGTCTGACTTTATATTATTTCGGTGGTTTATATTTCCCATGAACATAGGCTACTTTTATGATCCATTAGTGAAACAGAAACCTTTGCTCTACAAGCTTTTCACTCTTCACCTCAGCGCTGAAGGTAAGACAACATGCAGCCATGAGGGGACAACCAGGCAAGGCCTCACTGTGGAGGCAGAGCCGAGTCTGGCCTTGAGATCTCTCCAGCAGTGGGGTCTGGCCTGGCCCAGCCACCCAGGGGGACATTCTCTCACATCTCACTGCTCTCTATAAAAAGGGCACACCCAGACACACAGGATGCTGGTGGACAGGGGGAGTGCCCACACAAGCAGGACAGGGATGGCATGTGACTGGTCAGGTGATCCAGGTCCTTGTCCCAGCCCATGTCTCCCTGGGCTGCGGcatcctcatcagtaaaatggaggaagaggaagagagggcttAGACAAGGAGAGCGCCAAAATCTTTCTCAGTGAATTCTCAGTGAGGCTTTTGGCTAAATCTGCTGAGGTGCTGGGGAAATCAGCTTGGAGGTCTGTCCCTTGGCATGCCTGACTTTCCTGAGAGACACCCCAGGAGGGGGCCAGTCTGGCTACAGGAAAATCATTCAGTGGGCCAGTGGCAAATAAGGGCCACAGTGGATCTGCTCTCACCCAAGATGAATCCTGTTGGGAATGGTTGCACACCTGTCCCTTCAAGTTCACGACAATTAACTAACACCCTCACTTGGAAGGCAATTCCTTCTAAAACACACCATGACCTCCAAGGCGCCTGATAACGCGACCCTGCCCACTTCAATTTCTCCACTGTAAGGTCACTCTGGGCCCAGCTCCAAGGAGGCCGCTAACCCTCACAGcctgtcctttccttcctcctgtgctCAGCCTCCTAATGGTTTGTCGCCGTCTTCCTGATGAGCTGGAAAGCCGAGGGCAAGGGGCCATGCACTCGTTGGTTCCACAATTCACACTGGCCTGGGTCCAGCTTAGATAATACACCCCATCACCCCCAACGCCCCCTCACTTCCTTTCAAATGGATATGCAAAGCATCTGGGAAGTGGACAGCTGTCGCCTTCCACCCCAAAGAGGGAGGTGAGGTAATCCCCATACATAGTCTGACAAGTGCCTTGGGGTGAAAGGGGCTCTGTGTGGAGGAGAGTGTGTTGCTGTGTTTCTCTGGACTTCCAGGAGCACTTCCCTGATGGCCTGGCACTGAAGAGAGATGAAAAGTTAACCGGGTTTCCTCGCCTCCACAAAAGCATCTTTCTTTCAGGCCACAATAGACACCATGTTGGAAGGAAGATTTCAGCGTCCAGTGACCGGAGATAGGGAGCTCTGTTGAAGTCTCTGGCCACCCCACCGCCACCCATCTCTGAGGATTCCAACTATAACCCTGAAGGCTCAGGGGACAGGCCCACGGGATCTAACAACAACAACGCTACTATGTTTAAGGATGGACAAGGGGACAACATTCAGACGTGACTGGGGCTGGCCCTGTTACCTGGGCTGATGGCCCTCTGTGTGTTGACCCCATCAGAGGGGCAGCACCCGTGAAAGAGGCGGCTCCAGTCGAGTCATTAGCaggaagagaaagggcagagcTGTCCTGGGCCCACCCGAATGTCAGGCGCTCGACAACTGTGGGGAGAAACGCAAACTCGGCAAGTCACATGAGGTGGCAGCGGAGCACCTTTCCCTCCAGACCCCTGGCCCTGCTGCGGCAGAGGTCTGCTGCTTACCCGCAGCGCACTCTGGAGGGTACCGGTTGTGGGAGAGGAGCGCTTCTTGCCATTTACTTTCACAGAAGGCTGTGACGGCAACAGCAAAGTCAGCACGGTTTTTACGTCTCACCGAAGTCTAAGTGGCTGGTGCCCACGCTTCCAGCATCATCCCTGTGGGACAAAACCAGACCCAGGGGGGATTCCCCGGGAGGGCCCAGTATCTAGAATGGCCTTTTGTTCTTGACTTTGAAATTCTTacattacttttcaaaaacatttttttacagtaCACAAAGTCTACAAATGACACAATAACTATTGTCTCCAGATGTAGTCACTGTACTAGTTTAACTGTATCCTTCAAGATCTAGCATATCCGCCCATGCTCTTCTCTGCCCCTAAACTgcttcctccctgcccacccctctccGCCCCCCAGCGACTTTACACAGGGTAGTCGCATCATGGAGGTGTTTAACTTCTGTGAATATAACTATTTGTGCCGGGGTTGGCCATCCCACTGAGGGACCATATGCCCAAGAAGCAGTATAAGGGAGAGTGTGGGGTAAGCTTTCAGCTCCCTTATGTGATTCGAGTGTTTAGAGAAACACTTTTCCTGGAAGTCCCTAAATTCAAGGCAAGGAAGTCCCTAAATTCAAGCCCATTGGTGATGGGCTCCAATGCTGAGGGACAGTAGGTGTGGTTACAAAAGAGCATGTGGGGCTCCAATGTGACAACTTCCTAAGGGAATTAAGAGCAATCTGGACTAGATGCCATTTTGTCTTAAGCTTGACTCGGACCCCAATGCCTAGTAAGATGATTCTACTGATCATATGCTGTTcacatttttccccatttagtGTAGCTTGGAGTTGTTATAAATCAGTATCTGTACAGATGTCTTGTTCTGTAAGTGCTTACCGCAAGATATTTCACAGCATGAGCGTATGGGATGTGCTCTGGAAAGAGCTCTATGTTCAcatcacaaaggaaagaaaaatatcattaaaaaaataaactaagaacaaatttactggggtgcctgggtggctcagtcggttgagcgtccaacccttgatttcggcctcaggtcatgatctgagggtcgtGGGATCAcatcccatgttgggctccacgctgggtgcagagcctgctgaagagtctctccccctccccctcgaCTCACCCCTCCTCcgccccactcatgttctctctccttctaaaataacaaacaaaaaacccaaatttaCAAACCAAGAATAtagcattttattcatttccagATTATGAGTATTACacagcatatacatatatttagataatatataaaacaacgaATAAACCGTAGGAAGAAATATTGGTCTGAAATTGCTTTAGGGAACATCTTTAATTCTATAGTTCCTGGTAAATGTGTCTCCACACACTGGGGCAGGCAGCTGGGTAAAGTCCAGCATTCGTGCACCAGAGCCCGGCCTACCCCCCACGGCACTTGCAATGCGAGGATGGCATTCTGGCATGGTCACTGGTGTCCACAACAAAGGACACCAAGTAGTAGATAAAAGAACCACAGCACAGTAAACtaatagaaatatttgttttttgtattgtCCTCCAGTTAGTTTCCTTTTCAAACTAAGAGCCATGTCCAGGGTCTGACATCCCTTGAGTTGCATTCTAGTTAttgctggagaaaaagaaacaaagagaagaggCATCAGAAAAATAGATGGTCAGTGCCACTGACCCGCCTTCCCCTTTCTGGTGACACTGGAGTGGACACTGGACTGTGCAGAAATGCGCAATGTCAGCAGCAGGCAGGCATGGAAGAAGCACCCAGCATTGTGTCAGAGGAGACCGATGGGCTGACAGGAATTTGTTCGGATGGAAGATATTCTCCAAGGAAGGCCCGTGAGCAGGAAGCAGCAGGATGCCTCCCAGGGAGAGGCAGGACCACCTTGTGGAGGTGGAGACAACAGTCACAGAACATTTCCCAGGACCGATCCTGATTCAGTGCTGATGTTGGAAGAAGACCCAAGATCTTACAACGAAAGGTACTCCAGACCCCACGTCAGCACTGAAAGGCTCTGCAACCCAACTCAGAATAGAGCACTTTCTAGCTCCCCCAACTCACCGTCTGGCCTTCCTCCAAGGAAGGCTGGCTTACCTTTGCTTTGTTCTGAACTGGGAGATATAATTTGAACTCTGCCGGCAGTTCATCTTCTGAGTAGAGTCTGTCTGAGAAGTAAACACGTCGGATGCGACAGTTTGCGTGGATCTGTGGGTGCAAgacttattttaagagacaaaataggattgcccttcctcttttcctgatTCTCCTAGAGCTCCTCCCACGAGGCTGTCAAAGCTTCATCTCTTTGGCCTCTCCTCAGCATGGCTTAGGGATGGAGTCTGGCAAGAGGGATATTTTGCTTGCTGTGTTCTCCCACTATATCTGAGCAGACACCTGAATATGGCCTGGACCTCTCTGAGCCCTCTGGACAGTGACTTGGGCAGCTTAGCCAAAAACCCACACTGTCCTGTCACCAGGGCCACAAGCCAGGAACAGGCAGAGCACACTCTCCTCTCCCGTTTGGCACTCCACAAGAAAAGGAGCCAGCACCTGCACTCTCAGGGTTTCGATGTAATTTGTGCCATATGCCCGCCGTGTGAAGTCTGACAGATTGAACTGAATCTGGTTCCAGCCATCATCCAGCCGCATGGGCATGGTACAGATGAAGGGTTTGACTCGGGTGGTGCTCTGGTAGTTACTTGCCCGAAACCGCCGACGCACGTTCTTGTCATCTAGTACCTATGACATATAGAAAAAAGAGTCACGTGAACTCTACCTTGGAAGAAGCA
This window contains:
- the CFAP20 gene encoding cilia- and flagella-associated protein 20, with amino-acid sequence MFKNTFQSGFLSILYSIGSKPLQIWDKKVRNGHIKRITDNDIQSLVLEIEGTNVSTTYITCPADPKKTLGIKLPFLVMIIKNLKKYFTFEVQVLDDKNVRRRFRASNYQSTTRVKPFICTMPMRLDDGWNQIQFNLSDFTRRAYGTNYIETLRVQIHANCRIRRVYFSDRLYSEDELPAEFKLYLPVQNKAKQ